Genomic segment of Panicum virgatum strain AP13 chromosome 2K, P.virgatum_v5, whole genome shotgun sequence:
TCCTGCTGGTGCTCTTTGTGATGTCTGTTGTGTTTTTCTTCTTGTGATGCTTGTTAGTCGAGTGATGAAACTTGATTATAATAATGTAGGTCCAATTGTAAACTTGAATTGTGTGGTGATGCGTTACATCTAGTAGTAGTGAACTTGTGGGCAGTGGCTGGCCACTGCCCAGTACTATTTTATGATTAAGTTCTACTTGAACAATGGCCTTTAGTTACTATAATTGTGTGTTTGGTATTTGTGTTCAATCCTGCTGTGAACATGTGAGCTTTGTGACTTGTGATGActtatatatatagatagaagAAAAGGAACATCTAGATCAAAACTGAATGTTGCTGGGGTGCTCCTTTTGCTCTACGTGCTGCTTAGGATGTTTTTGAGGAGTTGGTGGTCAGGCAAATGGAGCAAGTGTCGGTGAAATGGAGCAGATCGGGCAAATGGAGCATCTCACGGTGAAATGGAGCACGTCAGACAAATGGATCATGTCGCGTGAAATGGAGCAGATGAGAAAAATGGAGTAGGCGCGGTGAAATGGAGCATGTCAGGTGACAGTGAAATGGAGCATGTCAGGAAAATGGAGCATATGCCGGTGAAATGGAACAGATGAGGTAAATGGAGCATGTGCCGGGCATTTCACTGTTGTTGCTCTATTTCCCTGAGGTGCTCCATTTCACTGATCTGCTCCATTTCACCACAAAACCCCTCCTCCCGGTCTTTTATCTGGGTCAAAAGAACAATCTAAGTTTATTTTGTAAATGTTCTCTAGGGAAGTTTACATGAACTTTGAGTTCTAGAAATTGTTTTCTTTTCAGGCTCATGTAGTTTTTCAAATTGCATGAGGAAGAAAGTGACAGAACCACAAACCTCAGCTGCTGTTAGCATCTTCTCACCATCATTAGCCTTATTTCTTGCTAACCAACATCTCCATAGGAAAACAAATACCTTTAACTGCATATTCTTCTGTAGCTCCCAGATCTTAGCAAGTACCTCTAATCCAGATTGGCAGCACACCAATACAGACCTGATATTTTCCATGTTCAGAAGACGCCAATATATTCTTGCTAATTTACATTTAAAAAAGATACGGCCAGAGTCCTCATCCAGTCTTTTGCAAACAGGATAGATAGTATCTAATTGTACCCCACGTCTGGCCACATTCCTTCTAACAGGAAGGCTGTTATGTGCACAACGCCATACAAACATTTTAACTTTATTAGGGACTGAGTTGCCAAATCTTGATCACTCTCAGATCGAATTGCACATACAGAACTAGAAGCATTCTGTGCTGTTTGAGCATCTTTTCTCGCCACAACAAGCTTATAAGCTGATTTCACTGAAAATCGCCCTTTTGCATCAAAATGCCAGGGAGGCCAATCCTCCATATGTTCATTAATTGGAAGAATTCGTAATATCTATCAGCATCTTGTGGCTAAAATATATCACGTATTAGTTGTTCATCCCATTCTTATTGGGTCTATAAGCTCACTGACTCTAGTCAGCGCACAGGACCTTGATGGTTTTCTTGTCGATGGGTTTTCTTGTTGAGCTTTTGGGCAGCCATTGGTCTTGCCATATCTTCACTTTCTTTCCATTCTCAATTCTCCATATAACTCCTTTCAAAAGATCAGCCCCTCTCCAAATGCTTCTCAAGGAATATGAAATCCCATCCCGAGGAACACAATGGAGAATATCCGAGTTTGGAAAATATCTTGCCTTTAGGACTTGGCCACAGAGAGTGTAAGGGATGGTAAGCAATCTCCATGCTTGCCTACTTAGCATTGCTAAATTGAAAAGATGCAGATCCTGAAAGCCTAGAACACCATTCTTCTTGGATCTAGTTAATTCCTCCCAACTCAGCCCAGtgaattttatttgttttgtcCTGCTGGCTCCACCAATATATCGCACACAAAAATCTTTTGTAAGGTCAAAGCATGACACAACATAAGTGGGAATAGATTGTGCAACAGCCTTAATAAGAATTTCCTTACCAGCTTTTGATAGAAGTTTTTCCTGCCAGCCCTGAATCCTGCTCCAGACTTACTTTTTCCCAATGAAGATTGGTAATCCTAAATACCGTTCACTCGTTGCTTCAGATACAATAGAAAGGCCAGATTTGATCTGATTCCTAATTTCCTGACTTGTATTTGGGCTGAACATAATTGATGATTTATCTCTGTTAACTTTCTGACCAGCAGCTTGTTCATACAATTCCATAATATGTTTAAGTTCCTATGCGTCATTCTCCCTTGCTCTCATCAATATTAAGGAATCATCAGCAAAAAATAGATGGTTTATTCTTGGTGCTTGCTGACAGATCTTAATGCCTTCAATTCTGCCACTTTGTTCCGCTTTATGTAACATTACTGATAGGCCTTCTGCacataaagtaaataaataaggGGACAGCAGATCACCCTGTCTTAAACCTCtttgaggaaaaatacgatggGTATACCCTCCATTAACTTTGATTTTGTAAGTGCCAGAAGTGACACAATTCATAATAAGACGAACCCATCATATATTAAACCCCATTCGACTCAATATATTTTCAAAGAAAGTCCACTCCACTCTGTTTAATGCTTTGCTCATATCTAATTTGATTACAGCCAGCCGAACTTTACATTTCCTTTTGGCTTTTAAATAATGTGTTAACTCATAAGATAAAAGGATATTGTCAGTAATTAATCTTCCATAGCCTACTTGAAAATTGACAAGAAATCCACATCATCTAGGAAACGAAGCATGCACTAGCTCACACCTCCAGCACAAGTGCTCATACAAGAATATCTTTAGAATGGTCCAGGATAGTCAACCTTAAAGCTGCAACATTCCATCTCCAGCAGGTGTTGCATCAAGCTGTAAGTACTTGGGATTCAAACTTATCAGCAATGGACAAGACTTCATCAAAAGATTCAGAACCAATTGCAACTGCAATCATTTGCCTCCCTAAATCCAGCACTTCTGATGGTACCATTTGCAATAGACTCAAACGAAATAGGAAGGTACAAAAGATTATCAATGATTAATCCTTCCAATTATAGGAAAATAGATAAATCTGTAAGGTTCATTTACTCGTCTATAGCTCCAACCGCAGCATCAATTTTGTTTCCAACTGCTTCAGCACATTCATTTTCCCAATAGATGTCAATCTCTTTTGTAGCTCTGAGGAACAGAAGGAATTCACAAGTCATAAGTTGGACAATTAACTAAACAAAAGTGCATCTGAAAGATAAGTCATGATGTATTTACTGCTTGTAAATGGCCACAGCATTATAGGGAGCTTCACCTTGACCATTGCGGTCAGCATATTCGACAACCTGCATAGGAGGATAAAAAATATGCTCaggtgcataatttgaaatgggAAGTTTGGGCTTGAGGGTCATAAGGCCAAGAATTTGTATGCACTGCATAAAGAATGACAAATGTTTGCCAGAATGGAACTCACTTGTTGAATATGAATATTCATAATCGATGCAAAATGACCATGAAGTAGTGGCCAGACCTCACTATAACATGTCAAGCTCTTATCTGCAATGAAATGCTTGTTAGTTTATCATGTACAAGGATGTAACACACAAAGACAAGTTCTGGGTCAAGGTTCAAGGCATAAATGTGCACGTGTCACTGTGTCAGCCTAAGGTGGTGCTTGGATATAGGTAAATGAGTGGGGTATAGGATGGTTTGGATAAAACTTTTCAACATTTGGATTCTGAGTTTGGGAAAAGAACGCGCTCTAGGATAGGGATACGATGGCTCATACATATCCCACCATTCATACCTGAGGTAGAGGGGTTATGGTGGGGGGGCTTGGGTCATACCAAATAAATGCTCATGCACATAAGAAAAGGGTACTTTAGTCATTTTTCAATAATTTCCCAAACCCAACCCCTGACATCCAAACATGGGAATGggctaatttttttatttcccAATCCATAATCCACATAATCATTTTACATCATTATCCCTTTCCACCCTGTATCCAAATGCCACCTAAGTGATCACTTGTGCCCATGTGTGATCAGCAACCTAGATTGCGTGAAATATAGCAGCTCAAGAAGCATACTAGTTAGTAGTTACCAAATTTCCTGAACAGGTGTTGAACCACCAGTATAGAGGTAACGCAGAAAACGAATGGTAGCTGGTCTCCCCTGATCATAAAAAAACATCAAGCAGTTAGGTGCCAAGCAAATGTTGTCACCTGCAACACGTAAAAATAGCATTGCAGTTATTCCGTAACAATAGCAACATACTTGCTGGTACTCTCCATCAATACCCCTGCATCAATTCACACAGAACAGCAAAAATCAGTTAGGCAACTAAATGGGGAACATCGATATGCATGCAGTAATGTAAATATTGCATAAAATGGTTGCTAAATTGGTGACCCATATAGCAATGCACAATAGAGGTGCCAGTGTTCGAGGCCATTTGGATGGCTGCTAAGCTGGGCTGATCAGAGGTAGAACCTACTAGATGCAAAATAATCCCACTGTGGGTGGAGCGCAGAAGGCTACAGCTGACTGCAGACACAGAGGACCAGGACATTGGACACCACTCAAGTTATCTCTGTTGGACCCTTATGCACAAGTGCCGCATAATGTTTCAGTACTTTTCGTTGATAGACTTGAGAACAAAAAGAACTATTAAGCATAAAATGGAATACCATAGTAATTATTTTACCTAGAACCGACTACCACAACATGTTGCATATGCAGGTATGCACGAATGCAAGTGTTCACACACTGATTTGAGTTTATCATGCCTTAAGGTGGAGGCTATTTTTTCTGTTTCAAATAGCTTTGATGCATTTCACCATTAATGCACACACTCATGACAAATTTTCCATTTTAAATTGATAAATGCATCTGACCCAAACAAGGTTTAATGAACAATATAATTCCTCTCTTTCAAGAAGGAACTATACAATGCCAATTGTTTCAGAGCAAATACATATTGTTAAGAGTATAAGTAATATTAATTAAAGATGTATCACAATACCTGATAATCTAGTTAAAGATGTGTTTTCCTGCAATTAATTGTGAAAGGCATGATAGTGTTTTATTAAACTTACCTGGAGCCTTGCTGAGGTGCTTGGAGAAGGCACATTGCAGGTAAAAGCGATGGAAATACAACCTTTCAGCAGAGAAGGACCTCACTTGTTCCAGTTTTTTGCTTTTGGTGTTGACAGCAAGCACCCAACCGTTTGGATCTCTTGGCTTCTGCTTGGCAATCATGTAGgcaaaatctcatcagagttgACAGTGCAGAACCGCTCCCAGTTAGAACTGACCGTCCTCTCAAACACGGTGGCCCTCCATCGTGGCTGAAAGGTGTCGGTGTCAGCAAACTCCAGAAATTCCATCTCGATGAACCTGAACCGACTGTTTCTGAAGGTAACATCCCGAATCGGATCCAAAGCAGGACTGCAACAATCACCATAACAATGACCATATTTCTCCTTGTTGGCGGCCAGCAGTGTGGGGAGTTGGATCAGCAGCATCTCAGGGTCCTCGTCAACCTTTTTTCACAGCAGAATACCGAACTGGAGATCAACCCAGGCCAGCGAGTCTCCTGAGACGGAGAACACTTTGGTGGGAGCAAACTCGTAACACAAATCCGCGCCACACGACACCCGGGGTCCTTGGGACTCCATGACTTCGTCTTGGTCGAGAAGACTTGGAGATCATACCTCACCCGATTATTGGCCCCCAATTGCCGTTCCGGAACGACAACCAAGCagtgctcgccggcgacgccacagGACAAGACGCCAACATACTTGGAACCAAGGCGAACCGGATAGGGTTGCGGTAGACGGCAGAGCGACGGCGTTCCTGGGCCGGCCTTGTAGACGAAGACGTCCTCGAACGCCTGTCTGCCGCCGCGCTCGGGGAAGAGCACGCGCATGAGGAGGAAGGCGCCATCCGCGCCGCTGACGTAGGCCGTGAGTTCGCCCTCCGTCAGGTCGGGGCAGTCGATGACGCAGTGGGAGAGGCCTGGAGGATCGACGACCTCGAAGGACATGTTGATGGGTCGGCCAGCACTGTTCGTGCCATGGGCGGTGGTCTTGTTCTCGCAGCGGCGGACTTGCACTATCGTGTCGAGGAGGACCCAGGGTGGAAACTCGGAGCACCGAGAGGGGGAAGCCTCGTGTTCCGTCATGGCGGATCGGCGAGACGAGGCGGACGGCAGCTTGGaacgcgaggcggcggcggcgcaggctaaTATTGGATTGGATTTGGGGATTAGAGTTTTCCTCTAGAGTTGCTGGGACTCGTGTGGGGTCTGTGGGGTTCGGGACTGGttggtggagactggagagggACTCGGGTGGGGTTCGGGACTGGttggtggagactggagagggACTCGGGTGGGGTTCGGGACTGTTCGAGCACGAATCGGCGCCGAGGGAAAAATTCTCCCGCCCGcatttttatatatatcccGCCCGTTTCGGTATGAGAAATTGAGAAGTTGGAAGGAATGTATCATGTCCATATTTGCGGGATCCTGTTTTTAGCCGAGATGATCCtaaattaattttatatttagaaaatttagaaaaaaatttaataGGCACATCATATATCCTCTCTTGTTTCTCAACATCAATCGGTGTATTTCATGATTTAATCATAGGAAACATGAAATATTGgtcatatttttaaaaaatagctTGTGCAAAAGAGTATATAGTGTTATATTTTATGGAAGGGAATGTACATTGCTACATATCAGCGGTCTTATAGATCATCTCATGTAAATCCATGTAGGATTTTTGATTAGGTAGAAGAAAGAGAGGATGATAGAGAACGACCTCATAGGCTAAAACTTAGGACTTGAGACCACTTTCTTATCATTGTACAAGTTTGTTGTTGCCATGCAACTcacaatattttctttttcaatgCATAAATTATGAAATTATGTAATATTATGAGATAGCTTATAAGACAACTCCTTATACGTATTGCCTTTTAGATAGTCTCAAGATGATGTGGCAATGCATGAGACCGCCTATTAGATTAGACAAATGTACTTACTCTAAGGTGAATGATGATTAAATAATAATGTATTCCGGTAAATTTTCGGACTCCTGCCCATTTCCGTAAACCGTATATCCCGTTTCCGCTTCCACTCCCGTTTCCTGTAATAAAATACGAAAACGAAAACAGTTGAGGTATTTTCCCGCCCGTTCCTATCTCGTGGTACGAATCTCCACCGcgtcatttatttgtttcttctcttcttcACTACAAGAAAAGTAGTCATTCATCCCTCAGTCTTTGTACCGGTCATAGGaaggaccggtactaaatggcctcggggccatttagtaccggttctaaATTTTAACACTTTTTGaaatcatttagtaccgggtcatacctccgtccggtactaaatgtcaccttttagtaccggtcggtgtcattgcccggtactaaaatggctatgacaccgaccggtactaaaaggtGATATTTAGTACCAGTCGGTGtcttggtccggtactaaatgatacTTTACGGGTTATTCAAAAGAAGCTAGGTGCAAAACTAGAGGTTGTGGGTTCGAATCCTTGTGAGCACGCAGATGGtgtatttagtaccggtcaccacagccggtactaaatggtggaCCACTTAGTACTCATAGGCGTATCCAATGGGTGGCACCGGTATGGTGCGGCATACCCTAGGTTAGTACACGTACTCCCTTCATTCCACACTAAATCAATTTCTAGATCTTAAATTTACCCAAAATAAGTGTACATCTACAAATAGGATAAACTAACTCTAGttttttttactttctcttcactCGAGGTACAAGGATTACATCTTGATAGGGGTACATACATATATTTACACTAACATTGATCTCTTCCCTAAAACTTTAGAAGTgcacttattttgggacggaggagtAGCTGTCTGTCGCCTCCTCCGACCGGGCTTGTACCCTAATCCCTTTGTCTTGGACGTTAGAGTCTTGCACGACACACCCGCTTCACAACTCGTCCACTCCCCTACCCCCAGGCACTCCTCGACGTCTGGGCGGCGGTGCCATCGTGGCTTTGCCTTGACGCGTCCCAACCCTAGACGGGCAAACAACCATACATGTCAAAACCTGGCCCCGCTCCTAGCCGGCCACCGGCGCCCAGTCTATGGTGTCATGGCCGGTGGCCTACTTCAACCCTCCTATGTGCTGGTAAAGTGGTGAGCAGCTTTATCATCTGTTTGTTCTGTGTATCCCCCCAAATCTCTAACCTTAACTTTTCTTTGATGCAATCTAATTTGTTAGCTAGTTGTTGTTAGATTTTACCATTTAGTAGTTGTGTATCGTATTGCAGCATAATTTTATGAAACTTTACAGTTGCTAAATGGATTTTACCGGTTCGCATATGAAAATTTTGGTTCGGCATACCCCATGTATACATTCTGGCTATGCCACTGTTAGTACTGGCTATGGTGGGCCCAGGTCGGTTGCTTAGCTATAAACCACTACCAAGCTGTAATTTATTTGTATATCCCTGGAATATTTTAAAAATCTAGCAGTTGAGGAGCATTATGATGTAATTTGACAGGTGGGTAGGTGAAGCACCGCCTATAAATACCAGTGTAATAGTCATTGACCAGACATTGAATATAGATTTATTGATCCCACCGTCTTCAGTGCTCAGTATTTCCTCGGAGTGTTTGGGTCTTCGTCTCCCATTTTATTGCTGTTGTGAAACCTCTTGGCCCGTAGGGTTCCATTCGCCAACACTGCTCCTCGCCTTCAGTTGGGTGTCAGCCGCCCCGCCCTAGCCACGTGGTATCCAATCCGGTGGTTGGGTTGGAAATGGGGTTGGCGCCGGTGCTGCTGGCTGGCTGCTGTCGgagatactccctccttccccgtttataaggcatggtggaacatgacacggtcttctaaacaacactttgaccatttatttatcatatattatatcacttttgattataaacttataatcattgtaaaatatatttgattatgaatccaatcatatgaaatttgcattataaaaataaaaatttaatagtcaaattattggtcaaagatgacaaggtttgaatcttgatatacgtgtatgccttataaacagggaaggagggagtactacCCTATGGCACTCCTACCCACCCTTGTCGCGAGCCGTCAGATAGTGTGCTGCGATTCGTGCAGGACGCGCGGCATTAAAATGAAAATTTAGATAACAAGGTTAGGAACAGCAAAGACGTCATTACTCTCGGCGCGTCGGTTCACACCGACAACCGGTTCGGCTACAGTGCTTTTATATGGTTACCTGGTATTGACGGTGAAAAGCCTGTCGGCTACAGCGAAAGTTCTCCTCTTCGTCTACCTCTGCGAGCAGAGCGATAGGGAATAGCAACCGCATCTCCGCAGAAATGTCGGCGCACTTGAATCCTAAATATTTTCGGTTCAATCCTTTTGTGGGTTATAGATTACATTCGCGCCGCCTTCTTCTGAATCGTCACTACGGGACATTGGCGCTTTGCTGAGTGtccaaaacactcggcaaagcccctTTTCCACTCGGCGAAGGGTTTGCCGAGTGTGACACTTGGTAAAccgcacacggcaaaaaaagtGACGGCGAAACCATCTTTGCCAAGTGTCTTTTTTTGAGAACTCGGCaaagctttgccgtgtgctggtaTGCTCTCGGCAAAACAAAGCATAGAGGCCGGTGCCGGTACGCTCTCGGCAAAATAAAGCACAAAGGCCGGCGAAGTGAGGGTTAACGGATGCTTTGCCGGGTGCCAAACGGAAGGCAagtgcctttgccgagtgccactaCAATTACACTCGGTGAAACCgggatctttgccgagtgccaaggtaaatgcactcggcaaagttgccCTTTCTTTTAATTTTTCTGTTTTCTCACTTATATGTGCCCCACTTTTTGAAACAACAAATATAGCATTATATATACATCACAGGCAGTTAATATCACATATTCTCATGGCACATCCATCACAAACATCGCACGTATAGCACAAATATCACATAATGTTCAAATTTAGTCCACAAATCCGAGTTGAACATCCACATGTACTAGTCCAACAACGACAAGTCTAATGAACAAGCGGACCTCCAGATTTCGGTTGCTTGTTAAGCTCGCCAAGTTGGCGCTCCTGCCCGCAGCTCAAAATGGATGTTAGTTGAACTATCATGTGAACCTTTATTAAAGAGGAAATCTCAATCAattgataaaataaaaaatctagtAGATGCAATATGTAGTGTTGCCAAGATGTAGTTCAGCATCTTGAATCATGGTGCTGTAGAAGTAATGATCTGATAAGCATGCATGGTTGGTACAATTACTTGTAATAAACTAAGCTGGCAATTCCGAACAATACCTTAATCATCTCTGGTCAGATCCGCTAGCTGGCCACTGCGACGCCGGCGACTGCTCGTCCGGAGGCTCATTCGATGCCACCCCcgattgattctgcaaaaaGGAGGAGAAACAAGATTACATTCCCGAATCAATATTTAATGTAAGCGCAGTTGCAAGCAATATGTAGTGGGGTTTCCGGTAGTGCGTCCCGTATATGGAACTGATACACAGATCTGATTTGCAAGCGTTAGAAGGTCCGCAGCCATTGGAGGCAGCTCGATGAAAATCTGCTCTAGATCAGGTTTAAATACGTACGGGGAAATCAACCATCAATCCATCATGCCAATCTCTGGAGGTGATGAGATCCAGCTGGTGTCGTTGTTGCGCATCTCAAATATCTGCTGCTTCAAGACTGCAAAAATAGTAAGTGTACTAACATTTTGTTACCCCATGAAGTGATTTTCTAACGTAATTTGAGGCTTGAGTTCTTTCTAGGTGCCTTGCTCATGGTACCATGAAGTAATTACTGAATGGAATTTGTTACTCCAGATTTCCATTTAACTAGATAAATCTCCTTTTGCAGCTTGCTCCTTGGACATTACCAAGCTGCTACCAAGGAACAAACTGATTGTAAATCCAGATTACTGCCCATGGATCGAGAAGTAGCAACGGAGGAATGATGGAGTCGACAAATTTCATATTCAGTTTTGCAGCTCGACCATATATGTTCTGCGGCTGTTGGAACTCAGGGGTTTTTTCAGACATATATACACAACTTGTGAACGTAAAAGGTGCACCAAATTTTATGTTTTCTTAGTTGGTGGGAAATGTAGCCAAACTCATACACTCTGTAATTTGTTTAGTCCATTCAATCAATGAAATGGACCCAGGTCGCTCTATCCATTTATGTAatgaggaatgtggagtactcactcctggctgtgatgagtgaattgtcaaccgtgcggtgtgatcgtgtgcttggtcattggttgcaggtacacgagcatcgagtgtcgacggagagctgccgtggaggtgctgtggctgatggaccgtgtggtggacggcggtgaagggcagccgggaccggagctcgggccgggcggcagctgtggcgtccactcctggatcgagggcgcaagcaccggtggatggcgggtttcttggtttgcgccacaaaaccaagttggcggacgacggttgaagacgccaagtcgtggaggcacgggcgtcggtctcgggactggcggaggaacgggcgtcgacggcgtctagggcctcgctgcgggcaaggaggtgacgggcgtcgggcggcgtctagggccgtcagaaggccgaggcggaaacggcgtccagggccacgatgtggaggcgggaatcttcccgcgcgtggagttttgacgGTTTtgtcaaaaccggccacctacccgggtttcgcggaccctccaaaaccgcggaccggatctttatccccacggcggcatcgcagagaagacttcgactcgaagaaagaacctcggccgtcggatgagtccttgtatctctttccagttttgcccctacgaGCATTTTTAGTCTCTAGTTTAAGCCtgagggtattttggacccctgcgtgggcactacaaataccccctcaccctctctctctcggcgcGCCCGGCCAAGCAGAAGCATCCGCCCCCTTCTCCTGGCGCCGCCCTCTTCTCTCCCTGTCTCTTTGTTCCTTCTCTCCTCTCTAGGATTTGAGCCATGGATCTTGATACTTTGTACTGAATTtgtttgggaaaggaggcccttccctccttgtgccctcggggcttttGATTTTCGATTCGAGTTCCTACGTCTTGTGCTTTCTTTGAATagaatttcgatttcgtttgtcGATTCTTGTGCACGAGATGAGAGGTTGTTTCTTGATGATCACATGGCTCTTTGAAGTGATTCTAATCCAtagcctagtgctaaaacccCAGGAATCACGAGTCTTCTCGAATCGaagtttttgtgttcttgagaaaactccattcttgctcgggaattcctcgattcctcccaaaccatggagtgatttgTCAATTCCTTtcgtggacatgttcacaagtcctttgtgatcatgcctacaaaatttggtgaggtttggacttgatttggccCTTCGATCATCGAGTTATTCAAGAACCGTGGGCTGAAAAATTCGTTTCTGGGCTCGGGCTGAAAAATTgtaagcaccggttaaaccggtgactgagcgtcggtttaactggtgatcAGGGTTTTGCTCAGATTCGCGTTTTAGGGTTTCAGGCGTATTGCACCGGTGTTGTTTGTGAACGCTGTGTTACttcatcatcggttcatccggcgttATCATTTTTGCGTTCACCGGTGCATTGAGCGTTGAGCTTTTctacatcggatcaaccggtgctctcTGAGTTCGTTTTCGTGccgctctggacaactgcaccgacgtcgttttcgattttgtcggatcatccggtgtactaacaccggttgaatcgacgctgttcaaatctgaacgtcggatc
This window contains:
- the LOC120669603 gene encoding uncharacterized protein LOC120669603 isoform X2, with product MIAKQKPRDPNGWVLAVNTKSKKLEQVRSFSAERLYFHRFYLQCAFSKHLSKAPGVLMESTSKGDQLPFVFCVTSILVVQHLFRKFDKSLTCYSEVWPLLHGHFASIMNIHIQQVVEYADRNGQELQKRLTSIGKMNVLKQLETKLMLRLEL
- the LOC120669603 gene encoding uncharacterized protein LOC120669603 isoform X1 — translated: MIAKQKPRDPNGWVLAVNTKSKKLEQVRSFSAERLYFHRFYLQCAFSKHLSKAPGVLMESTSKGDQLPFVFCVTSILVVQHLFRKFDKSLTCYSEVWPLLHGHFASIMNIHIQQVVEYADRNGQGEAPYNAVAIYKQATKEIDIYWENECAEAVGNKIDAAVGAIDDLLQMVPSEVLDLGRQMIAVAIGSESFDEVLSIADKFESQVLTA